One genomic region from Flagellimonas oceani encodes:
- a CDS encoding LytR/AlgR family response regulator transcription factor, which produces MELKAVIVEDEANSREILRNYLAKYCEKVTLLGEGATIEEGLQQIKKNSPDLVFLDVEMPFGNAFDLLDQIPERTFETIFVTAYNQYAMDALNHHAAYYLMKPINIDELIKAVDYVRAIKEKENALEGEVLQARSVKAEGKITLPQQDGFQVLDVADIFFCKADDNYTEIYLEKKKIVVSKTLKYFEEALRPYPFARIHKSYLVNVTEVVKYKKGKGGSVVLSNGKELSVSASKKADLLSYFQ; this is translated from the coding sequence ATGGAACTAAAGGCGGTCATTGTGGAAGATGAGGCCAATAGCCGGGAAATTCTTCGGAACTATTTGGCCAAATACTGCGAGAAAGTCACGCTGTTGGGCGAAGGAGCTACCATTGAGGAGGGTTTGCAGCAAATCAAAAAAAATAGTCCCGATCTAGTGTTTTTGGATGTGGAAATGCCCTTTGGCAATGCTTTTGACCTGTTGGACCAAATCCCCGAACGTACTTTTGAGACCATTTTTGTGACGGCCTACAACCAGTACGCTATGGATGCACTCAATCATCATGCGGCCTATTATCTGATGAAACCCATCAATATTGATGAATTGATCAAGGCGGTTGACTACGTGCGGGCCATCAAGGAAAAGGAGAATGCATTGGAAGGAGAGGTGCTACAAGCCAGGTCCGTCAAAGCTGAAGGGAAAATAACGCTGCCCCAACAAGATGGATTTCAGGTGCTGGACGTTGCCGATATCTTTTTCTGCAAAGCGGACGATAATTACACTGAAATCTATCTGGAAAAAAAGAAAATAGTGGTGAGCAAAACCCTTAAATATTTTGAGGAAGCCTTACGGCCCTACCCTTTTGCCCGAATCCATAAATCGTATTTGGTCAATGTTACCGAAGTGGTAAAGTACAAAAAAGGCAAGGGCGGTAGCGTAGTGCTGTCCAATGGGAAGGAACTTTCCGTTTCGGCATCCAAAAAAGCAGATCTATTGTCGTATTTTCAATAA
- a CDS encoding gamma carbonic anhydrase family protein produces MIIKPVRGKSPEFGKDCFIAENATIVGEVSMGDQCSVWFNAVIRGDVHFIKMGDKVNVQDGAVIHCTYEKSPTTIGNNVSIGHNAIVHGCTIKDNVLVGMGSIIMDDCVVESNSIIAAGAVVTKGTHVEAGSIYAGMPAKKIKDISPELSRGEIDRIANNYVKYSNWFKEEQ; encoded by the coding sequence ATGATCATAAAACCAGTAAGGGGGAAATCCCCAGAATTTGGTAAGGACTGCTTTATCGCCGAGAACGCCACCATTGTGGGCGAGGTGAGCATGGGCGACCAATGCAGTGTTTGGTTCAATGCCGTAATCCGTGGCGATGTCCATTTTATAAAAATGGGCGATAAGGTAAATGTGCAGGACGGCGCGGTAATCCATTGTACCTACGAAAAATCCCCGACCACCATAGGGAACAACGTCTCCATAGGCCACAACGCCATAGTGCACGGATGCACCATTAAGGACAATGTGCTGGTGGGAATGGGCAGTATCATCATGGACGATTGTGTGGTGGAAAGCAATTCCATCATTGCGGCAGGGGCCGTAGTTACCAAGGGAACCCATGTGGAAGCGGGAAGCATTTATGCCGGAATGCCCGCCAAGAAAATAAAGGACATCAGTCCGGAGCTTTCCAGAGGAGAAATAGACCGGATTGCCAACAACTACGTAAAATACTCCAATTGGTTCAAAGAAGAGCAGTAA
- the fabD gene encoding ACP S-malonyltransferase, giving the protein MNAYIFPGQGAQFTGMGLDLYENHTEAQELFEKANEILGFSITDIMFEGTAEDLKQTKVTQPAIFLHSVILSKVLGDSFKPDMVAGHSLGEFSALVANGTLNFEDGLKLVSQRALAMQKACEIQPSTMAAVLGLEDEVVEKICSEVEGIVVPANYNCPGQLVISGEVDAVNVACEKMKEAGARRALLLPVGGAFHSPLMEPAREELAAAIEATEFKAPSCPIYQNVPTTAVSEPEEIQKNLILQLTAPVKWTQSVQQMVKGGATSFVEVGPGKVLQGLVKKIHGDAETSSATVL; this is encoded by the coding sequence ATGAACGCATATATTTTTCCCGGACAAGGAGCGCAATTCACAGGTATGGGCCTGGACCTGTACGAAAATCACACAGAGGCACAGGAACTGTTTGAAAAGGCCAACGAAATCCTTGGTTTTTCCATTACCGACATTATGTTCGAAGGTACTGCGGAAGACCTAAAACAGACCAAGGTGACCCAGCCCGCCATTTTTTTGCATTCCGTAATCTTGAGCAAGGTATTGGGCGATAGTTTTAAGCCGGATATGGTGGCCGGACACTCCTTGGGAGAATTTTCCGCTTTGGTGGCCAATGGCACCTTGAATTTTGAGGATGGGCTAAAATTGGTTTCACAACGGGCGCTTGCCATGCAAAAAGCGTGCGAGATCCAACCGAGTACCATGGCCGCTGTTTTGGGACTGGAAGATGAGGTGGTGGAGAAAATCTGCTCAGAGGTAGAAGGCATCGTGGTGCCCGCGAACTACAATTGCCCGGGACAATTGGTGATTTCCGGTGAGGTGGATGCAGTTAACGTAGCCTGTGAAAAAATGAAAGAGGCCGGAGCACGAAGAGCATTGTTGTTGCCCGTTGGTGGCGCTTTCCATTCCCCATTGATGGAACCTGCAAGGGAAGAATTGGCCGCGGCCATCGAAGCTACCGAATTTAAGGCCCCGAGTTGTCCCATTTACCAAAATGTGCCCACAACGGCAGTATCCGAGCCAGAGGAAATACAAAAGAATTTGATACTCCAATTGACCGCTCCCGTAAAGTGGACGCAAAGCGTTCAGCAAATGGTGAAAGGAGGGGCTACATCCTTTGTGGAAGTAGGGCCGGGCAAGGTATTGCAAGGTTTGGTGAAAAAAATACACGGAGATGCCGAAACCAGTTCGGCCACAGTTTTGTAG
- a CDS encoding gliding motility-associated C-terminal domain-containing protein codes for MQPQLKTTSSIPCAAMGRGRILFILLLFFGIGVGFGQVTVEFAQATGSNAEDSGGNLPQIIVTGTLAAPATVDVVDTGLGSAVLLEDYNFSSPETITIPVGDYTTPVTFSLVTLSILNDDLVETDETIVLALVNGSADVVPGANSTTTYTILNDDVAGFTIVESGGSTETSETGTTDSFTVVLDAQPTTDVVLDVVSGNTNEGTVDVGTLTFTNANWNTAQGVTVTGVDDAVVDGDQTYDITVSVNAANSDDGFDLLVPQTVSVDNIDDDTAGFTIVESGGNTETSETGTTDSFTVVLDAQPTSDVVLDVISGNTNEGTVDVSTLTFTNANWNTAQGVTVTGVDDAVVDGDQTYDITVSVDAANSDDGFDLLVPQTVSVDNIDDDTAGFTIVESGGNTETSETGTTDSFTVVLDAQPVTDVVLDVISGNTNEGTVDVSTLTFTNANWNTAQGVTVTGVDDAVVDGDQTYDITVSVDAGNSDDDFDFLVPQTVSVDNADDDVAEININNPAPVEEGDAGDGPSTINFTVSIDQSDPDDPITVNYEISGGNEDTDTGTLTFTAGTTILTQTIPVTTTGDDNIEADVPVSVTLSNASANANITTTVGSSSFIDDDLAEININNPAPVEEGDAGDGPSTINFTVSIDQSDPEDPITVDYEITGGNEDSDTGTLTFLAGTTTLTQTIPVTTTGDDTIEANVPVSVTLSNASANASIGTATGSSSFTDDDATPVGYTVQINQDPITILNQENVSFTFSGVPLLSSSYDYVFASSGDNYITTVSAGDNIPAFNRTISGIDLSSLPDGNIRILFSITNIFGNEGGDASAFSVKNTAVPSGYTVSIDQDLIDSNNQDDVSFTFAGAEEDATYNYTFSSDGGGANVPGSGQITSASQQISNIDLSGLSDGTITLNVTLSNDNGQGPVASDTSTKSLAVPLGYNVSIDQSVVNFANQSAVGFTFSNAEIGAAYNYTFSSDGGGANVTGSGTIATPNDQISGIDLSGLGDGIITLSVTLSNGNGTGTVVNDTADKDTTVCNAGGSAPTLDTSVSTVFCEIINVNLNDYVTNTNGPAGTTLVWSRNPSPEGVDDHIDNNIEEGSGVYYGFFYDSANDCYSPSLEVELERNFTPVITETTATEICGEGTATLTVTATVGDFSAITYSWFDTLDASALPIASGATFETDTLTETTSFYVSAASNECTSDRVEVIVTVNSAPLAGAPIDGLTACNISSDEGSTTFDLDEGLIGQDPGTWAVINDPSNGEVTIGADNVVDFVDLVSGDYVFEYTTNTVGDCTETATSQITIAVQDCISNEAIDLAIIKTFDGSGSYLLGDEVEFTITLENVDGNTVNDIVITDILDEDFELIDAVATLGSYDPNTGEWTIALLEATEEEATLTIRVRPTEAREFSNTATLVSSVPVDDIPENNSSTVTVTVNRNQCEDPGTICNIFSPNNDGTNDTLKLVGGAMQFPNNTLEIFDRYGNSVFQMDGYDSSWDGTGKNGDLPKGTYFYILDLDTTDGSDDDVVKGWIQIVRDN; via the coding sequence ATGCAACCTCAGCTTAAAACAACCTCATCAATACCATGTGCCGCTATGGGTCGTGGTCGTATCTTGTTTATTCTACTCCTTTTTTTTGGAATTGGTGTGGGGTTTGGGCAGGTAACTGTCGAGTTCGCACAGGCGACGGGCTCCAATGCTGAGGACTCTGGCGGAAACCTTCCTCAAATCATCGTTACAGGTACTTTGGCGGCCCCCGCTACTGTAGATGTTGTCGACACAGGTTTAGGTAGCGCTGTTTTATTAGAGGATTATAATTTTAGTAGTCCAGAAACAATAACTATTCCAGTAGGTGATTATACAACACCTGTGACTTTTTCTTTGGTAACATTATCAATTCTTAATGATGATTTGGTTGAGACTGATGAAACTATTGTATTGGCATTAGTGAATGGATCAGCGGATGTTGTTCCAGGGGCTAATTCGACCACAACTTACACCATATTAAATGATGATGTAGCGGGTTTCACCATAGTGGAGTCGGGGGGCAGCACCGAGACCTCGGAAACTGGCACCACGGACTCTTTTACCGTAGTTCTGGATGCACAACCTACAACCGATGTAGTACTAGATGTCGTTTCGGGCAACACGAACGAAGGAACAGTGGACGTGGGCACATTGACTTTTACCAATGCAAATTGGAATACCGCCCAAGGAGTCACCGTTACAGGTGTCGACGATGCAGTGGTCGATGGCGACCAGACGTATGACATCACGGTTAGTGTTAATGCAGCGAACAGTGATGATGGTTTCGACCTTCTGGTACCGCAAACAGTATCCGTTGATAATATTGATGACGATACAGCAGGTTTCACCATAGTCGAGTCGGGGGGCAACACCGAGACCTCGGAAACTGGCACCACGGACTCTTTTACCGTAGTTCTGGATGCACAACCTACATCTGATGTAGTTCTCGATGTCATTTCGGGCAACACGAACGAAGGAACAGTGGACGTGAGCACATTGACTTTTACCAATGCAAATTGGAATACCGCGCAAGGAGTCACCGTTACAGGTGTCGACGATGCAGTGGTCGATGGCGACCAGACGTATGACATCACGGTTAGTGTTGATGCAGCGAACAGTGATGATGGTTTCGACCTTCTGGTACCGCAAACAGTATCCGTTGATAATATTGATGACGATACAGCAGGTTTCACCATAGTCGAGTCGGGAGGCAACACCGAGACCTCGGAAACTGGCACCACGGACTCTTTTACCGTAGTTCTGGATGCGCAACCTGTCACCGATGTAGTTCTCGATGTCATTTCGGGCAACACGAACGAAGGAACAGTGGACGTGAGCACATTGACTTTTACCAATGCAAATTGGAATACCGCCCAAGGAGTCACCGTTACAGGTGTCGACGATGCAGTGGTCGATGGCGACCAGACGTATGACATCACGGTTAGTGTTGATGCAGGGAACAGTGATGATGATTTCGACTTTCTGGTACCGCAAACAGTATCCGTTGACAATGCTGATGACGATGTCGCAGAAATCAATATCAACAACCCAGCCCCTGTGGAGGAAGGTGATGCAGGTGATGGACCAAGCACCATAAACTTCACGGTAAGCATAGATCAATCCGACCCGGATGATCCCATTACGGTAAACTACGAGATAAGCGGGGGCAACGAGGATACCGATACGGGAACCTTAACATTTACCGCCGGAACGACTATATTGACTCAAACGATTCCTGTGACCACAACAGGGGATGATAACATTGAGGCGGATGTTCCTGTGAGCGTAACCTTGAGCAACGCAAGTGCCAATGCCAACATCACTACAACTGTGGGCAGTAGCTCCTTTATTGATGATGATCTCGCAGAAATCAATATCAACAACCCAGCCCCTGTGGAGGAAGGTGATGCAGGTGATGGACCAAGCACGATAAACTTTACCGTCAGCATAGATCAATCCGACCCGGAAGACCCTATCACGGTCGATTATGAAATAACTGGGGGCAATGAGGATTCCGATACAGGAACCCTTACCTTCCTTGCAGGAACGACTACATTGACTCAAACGATTCCTGTAACCACAACCGGAGACGACACCATTGAGGCGAATGTTCCTGTGAGCGTAACCTTGAGCAACGCAAGTGCCAACGCCAGTATTGGTACAGCTACGGGTAGCAGCTCCTTTACGGATGATGATGCGACTCCTGTGGGCTATACAGTACAAATCAACCAAGACCCAATTACCATTCTAAACCAAGAGAATGTAAGTTTTACCTTTTCAGGTGTACCTTTATTATCAAGCTCATACGACTACGTTTTTGCAAGTAGTGGCGATAATTATATAACAACTGTAAGTGCTGGTGATAATATTCCTGCGTTTAATAGAACTATATCAGGAATCGATTTAAGTAGCTTACCTGATGGAAATATTAGAATACTTTTTAGTATAACCAATATTTTTGGGAATGAAGGTGGTGATGCTTCCGCTTTTAGCGTTAAGAACACCGCAGTACCCTCCGGTTATACCGTATCCATAGATCAAGACTTGATAGACTCCAATAATCAGGATGATGTAAGTTTTACTTTTGCAGGTGCTGAGGAAGATGCTACTTACAATTACACGTTTAGCAGCGACGGAGGCGGTGCCAATGTTCCAGGCTCTGGTCAGATTACCTCAGCTTCACAACAGATAAGCAATATAGATCTCAGTGGTCTGAGCGATGGCACCATTACCTTGAACGTAACCTTGAGCAACGATAATGGACAAGGCCCTGTAGCTTCGGATACCTCTACAAAATCATTGGCCGTGCCATTGGGGTACAATGTAAGCATCGATCAAAGTGTTGTGAACTTTGCCAACCAATCAGCCGTTGGTTTTACCTTTTCCAATGCAGAAATCGGAGCGGCATACAATTATACCTTCAGTAGCGATGGTGGCGGAGCCAATGTAACGGGCTCTGGAACAATAGCAACCCCAAACGATCAGATATCGGGAATAGACTTGAGCGGACTGGGTGATGGAATTATTACGTTAAGTGTCACGTTGAGCAATGGCAACGGTACGGGAACCGTGGTAAACGATACGGCGGACAAGGATACAACGGTATGCAATGCCGGTGGTTCCGCCCCAACCTTGGATACATCCGTGTCTACGGTATTTTGCGAGATTATCAACGTAAATTTGAACGACTACGTTACCAATACAAACGGCCCGGCCGGAACAACATTGGTTTGGTCCAGAAATCCTTCGCCCGAAGGTGTGGATGATCATATCGACAATAACATTGAGGAGGGTTCAGGGGTATATTATGGATTCTTTTATGATAGTGCCAACGATTGCTACAGTCCAAGTTTGGAGGTAGAGCTGGAAAGAAACTTTACACCTGTAATTACCGAAACTACCGCTACGGAAATTTGTGGAGAGGGAACCGCTACTTTGACAGTGACCGCTACGGTCGGGGATTTTAGCGCCATAACCTATAGCTGGTTCGATACTTTGGATGCAAGTGCTTTGCCAATTGCATCTGGGGCTACCTTTGAAACAGATACGTTGACCGAAACGACTTCCTTTTACGTGTCTGCGGCGTCCAACGAATGTACCTCCGATCGGGTGGAAGTCATCGTAACCGTAAACAGTGCCCCCTTGGCCGGAGCGCCGATAGATGGGTTGACGGCTTGTAACATTTCAAGTGATGAGGGGTCCACGACCTTCGATTTGGACGAAGGGCTCATAGGTCAGGACCCAGGAACATGGGCCGTAATAAATGATCCATCCAACGGCGAAGTGACCATTGGAGCGGATAACGTAGTGGACTTTGTAGATTTGGTCAGTGGTGATTACGTATTCGAGTACACAACAAATACCGTGGGAGACTGCACGGAAACGGCGACCTCCCAAATTACCATTGCCGTACAGGATTGTATTTCCAATGAGGCGATAGATCTAGCGATAATAAAAACATTTGATGGCAGTGGTTCCTATTTGTTAGGGGATGAGGTGGAGTTTACCATCACCTTGGAAAACGTGGATGGCAATACGGTCAATGACATCGTGATTACGGATATACTCGACGAAGATTTTGAATTGATTGATGCCGTCGCCACCTTGGGAAGTTACGATCCCAATACAGGCGAATGGACCATTGCCCTATTGGAAGCTACAGAAGAGGAAGCAACCTTGACCATCCGCGTAAGACCAACGGAAGCTAGGGAATTTTCGAATACGGCCACTTTGGTTTCCTCCGTTCCCGTAGACGATATTCCAGAAAACAATTCGAGTACGGTTACGGTGACTGTAAATAGAAATCAGTGCGAAGACCCAGGTACCATTTGTAATATTTTTTCACCCAATAACGATGGTACCAATGATACTTTGAAGTTGGTTGGAGGTGCTATGCAATTTCCGAACAACACATTGGAAATATTCGACCGCTACGGGAACAGCGTTTTTCAAATGGATGGTTATGATAGTTCGTGGGACGGAACCGGTAAGAACGGCGATTTGCCCAAGGGCACCTATTTCTATATACTGGACTTGGACACTACGGACGGCAGCGATGATGACGTGGTAAAAGGATGGATTCAAATTGTAAGAGACAACTAA
- a CDS encoding type IX secretion system membrane protein PorP/SprF, translating into MPDNTGLLKYGVALLMLCMVFGRTYAQKEPQYTQYMYNIGSFNPAYVGTVESPEIIGLYRSQWVDIDGAPTTIRGGANIPFKNEKMGLGINIVNDVLGPSTQTYFDVAYSYQIQLSDDTKLSFGLNAGGSSLNIDYSKGNFENPSDPSILGGKYNNFYPTVGAGLFMYHEEDWYLGVSVPNFLTSTLYNNEVATIVEDNMQFNAIGGYVFELGEQTKFKPAFLVNYLQGSPVTVNLSANFQFIDALTLGASYRIDNAVSGLAGFQISNGMFIGYAYDYNTNGLGEFSGGSHEAILKFYIGRGGFGSGNNSPKNKKSKNKGKQIDSPRFF; encoded by the coding sequence ATGCCAGATAATACAGGTTTGTTAAAATATGGGGTCGCGTTACTAATGCTATGTATGGTCTTTGGCCGTACCTATGCCCAAAAAGAGCCCCAGTACACCCAATATATGTACAACATCGGTAGTTTTAACCCCGCCTATGTGGGTACCGTGGAAAGCCCTGAAATTATCGGACTATACCGCTCGCAGTGGGTGGATATCGATGGAGCGCCCACCACCATTCGAGGTGGTGCCAACATCCCTTTTAAGAACGAGAAAATGGGACTAGGCATCAATATTGTGAACGATGTGCTCGGGCCATCCACACAAACCTATTTTGATGTCGCGTATTCCTATCAAATCCAATTATCGGACGATACCAAGCTTTCTTTTGGACTTAATGCGGGAGGTTCGTCTCTCAACATAGATTATTCCAAGGGTAATTTTGAAAACCCATCGGACCCATCCATATTGGGGGGCAAATACAACAATTTTTACCCAACAGTGGGTGCCGGTCTATTTATGTACCACGAGGAGGATTGGTATTTGGGCGTTTCCGTTCCCAATTTTTTGACCAGCACTTTGTACAACAACGAAGTGGCCACCATTGTAGAGGACAACATGCAATTCAACGCCATTGGCGGGTATGTTTTCGAGTTGGGGGAACAGACCAAGTTTAAACCTGCTTTTTTGGTGAATTACCTCCAAGGTTCTCCGGTCACCGTGAACCTATCGGCCAATTTTCAGTTCATCGATGCGCTCACCCTTGGGGCATCTTACCGAATTGACAATGCTGTGAGTGGATTGGCGGGTTTTCAAATATCCAACGGAATGTTTATCGGATACGCCTACGACTACAATACCAACGGATTGGGCGAATTTAGCGGGGGTTCCCACGAGGCCATCCTAAAGTTTTATATCGGTAGGGGCGGATTTGGTTCAGGAAACAACAGTCCGAAGAACAAAAAATCAAAAAATAAAGGAAAGCAGATAGATTCCCCAAGATTTTTCTAA
- a CDS encoding OmpA family protein has product MDHVKKIQITLCTCLLGVVFCFAQKKSQGDVFFFQYEYQKAVNAYEKQLSEGVLTKQQFLNLADAYFKTNNFEKALETYTQLYEQDSVLDNHHYNKMLQSLSKTPDSDKKEGLLASVSSSFPKELMENMKFNDQLLQNGGDENQLDYEIFNLNGNSPQTDFAPSFYNDKLLFSSGRQVNKKLRYEPGNEGYFNIYESEIQQTGQGGAVQPFQALRETDYHEATPSYSPGLNSVFYVLSNTENGELSFDPNGKNALAIAKQTIDGSYQLLLKDLSTSFYYPFYDDASGKLYFSADFEDGYGGTDIYFVYTNHGQVMSAPINLGPRINSSGNEVAPYIFENSFYFASDVFYGLGGMDIYKSNIEGEGFGIPINLGDPINSEFDDFGMVIRNDGDGLLGYFASNRSGGKGKDDIYGFKVDEKPGLKTITFKGLVVNQANGSQIVPNAEVSLWNMNGELLAKTTSDEEGQYRLEIPYESELVLDASKKRYSRYIKKFDQDELDALQNNTFDVPVSFYDDLVEEREGQKVVKMDDFYFETSSTKVTDNIKTELDKVVAFVEAFPSAQLRIETYTDSRGGSSTNFKLTQGRSDNIKKYLVENGVPATNILYTIGYGEDKILNNCTNGVFCLEALHRKNQRTLVVVLNDNVLFD; this is encoded by the coding sequence ATGGACCACGTAAAAAAAATACAGATAACACTATGTACATGCCTGCTGGGCGTAGTGTTCTGCTTTGCCCAAAAGAAGTCCCAAGGCGATGTTTTCTTTTTTCAGTACGAATATCAAAAGGCAGTGAACGCTTACGAAAAACAGCTTTCGGAAGGTGTTTTGACCAAGCAGCAGTTTTTGAATTTGGCGGATGCCTATTTTAAAACCAATAATTTTGAAAAGGCTCTGGAAACCTATACGCAGCTTTACGAGCAAGATTCTGTGCTGGACAACCATCATTATAACAAAATGTTGCAAAGCCTTTCCAAAACTCCCGATTCAGATAAAAAAGAAGGGCTTTTGGCCAGTGTTTCATCAAGTTTTCCCAAAGAGTTGATGGAGAACATGAAATTCAACGATCAGCTGTTGCAAAATGGGGGAGACGAAAATCAATTGGATTACGAAATTTTCAACCTGAACGGCAATAGCCCGCAAACGGATTTTGCGCCTAGCTTTTACAACGACAAACTATTGTTTTCCAGTGGACGGCAAGTGAACAAAAAATTACGTTACGAACCTGGTAACGAAGGATATTTCAATATTTATGAATCGGAAATCCAACAGACCGGCCAAGGTGGGGCCGTACAGCCCTTTCAAGCACTTCGGGAAACGGATTATCATGAGGCCACTCCTTCATATTCACCAGGATTGAACAGTGTGTTTTATGTGCTGTCCAACACCGAGAATGGGGAACTTTCCTTTGATCCCAACGGAAAAAATGCATTGGCCATCGCCAAGCAGACCATTGATGGATCGTATCAATTGTTGTTAAAGGATCTGAGCACCTCGTTCTATTACCCATTTTATGACGATGCCAGCGGTAAACTCTACTTTTCTGCCGATTTCGAAGATGGGTATGGTGGAACCGATATCTATTTTGTATATACCAACCATGGACAGGTAATGTCCGCACCGATCAATTTGGGACCCCGTATCAATTCGTCCGGGAACGAGGTTGCCCCGTACATATTCGAGAACAGTTTTTACTTTGCTTCGGACGTTTTTTACGGTCTTGGGGGCATGGACATTTATAAATCCAATATAGAAGGGGAGGGTTTTGGCATCCCGATCAATTTGGGCGATCCCATCAATTCTGAATTTGATGATTTTGGTATGGTCATTAGAAACGATGGTGACGGCCTTTTGGGGTATTTTGCCTCTAATCGTTCTGGTGGCAAGGGGAAAGATGACATTTACGGTTTTAAAGTGGATGAAAAGCCCGGTTTAAAGACAATCACCTTTAAGGGCTTGGTCGTAAATCAGGCCAATGGATCCCAGATAGTTCCCAACGCGGAAGTCAGTCTTTGGAACATGAACGGAGAATTGTTGGCAAAGACAACTTCGGATGAGGAAGGCCAGTATAGGTTGGAGATCCCGTACGAGAGCGAGTTGGTGTTGGATGCTTCCAAAAAACGGTATTCCAGGTATATCAAAAAGTTTGACCAAGATGAGCTCGATGCGCTCCAAAACAACACTTTTGATGTTCCAGTGTCATTTTATGATGATCTAGTGGAAGAACGGGAAGGTCAAAAAGTAGTGAAAATGGATGATTTTTATTTTGAGACCAGTTCCACAAAAGTAACGGACAATATAAAAACAGAATTGGACAAAGTTGTTGCCTTTGTCGAGGCATTCCCCAGTGCGCAATTGAGGATAGAGACCTATACGGACAGTAGGGGAGGGAGCAGTACCAACTTTAAGCTTACCCAAGGGCGCTCGGACAACATTAAAAAATACTTGGTGGAAAATGGTGTTCCGGCCACTAATATTCTGTACACCATAGGTTACGGGGAGGATAAGATCCTGAACAACTGCACCAATGGTGTATTTTGCCTGGAAGCCCTGCACAGGAAAAACCAACGTACCTTGGTCGTGGTGCTCAACGATAATGTCCTGTTCGACTGA
- a CDS encoding NRAMP family divalent metal transporter, protein MKALLKALGPGLLFASMAIGTSHLVLSTKAGAQYGWVMVIPIILANLLKYPFFEFGIRYTTVTEKSLIEGYTNLGKSYLYIYAFVTLISTFTILAALYVVTAGLFMNLFEVTSLGAGAISFGLFVFISLLLIIGKYRFLENSLKAVITILFIALLVTTIMVLQKGPVPNASSYQRPEIFNEVGILFLIGLVGWMPTAVEASGWVSLWGMENLKTMKNKPSLKLALQEFNVGYILTAVLAVFFMIIGWMTLYGTGTELSNNSVVFADQLVSLFTTHIGSWAYFFIAIAAFATMFSTCMTAHDAISRVSLDVLQKLYPKKNIYNGKHTFALMVIAMAWINWIVISLFSANMGNLVALATFVSFVFAPLLGWMNLKTVTGNDVPDEHKPTIGLRALTYCGMIFLSLFALYYCWMLLI, encoded by the coding sequence ATGAAGGCACTGTTGAAAGCACTTGGCCCCGGTCTATTGTTCGCCAGTATGGCCATTGGCACCTCACATTTGGTATTGTCGACCAAAGCAGGAGCCCAATATGGATGGGTGATGGTAATCCCCATTATTTTGGCCAACTTGCTCAAGTATCCTTTTTTTGAATTCGGGATACGCTATACCACGGTAACGGAAAAAAGTTTGATAGAGGGCTATACCAATCTAGGAAAGTCCTATCTATATATCTATGCCTTTGTTACGTTGATTTCCACCTTCACCATTTTGGCAGCATTATATGTTGTGACGGCCGGATTGTTCATGAATTTGTTCGAGGTAACTTCCTTGGGAGCAGGGGCCATTTCGTTTGGGCTTTTTGTCTTCATTAGCCTTTTGCTGATCATTGGCAAATATAGATTCTTGGAAAACTCCTTGAAAGCGGTGATCACCATACTTTTTATTGCGCTGTTGGTCACGACCATAATGGTTTTGCAAAAAGGTCCCGTACCCAATGCATCATCCTATCAAAGACCGGAAATCTTCAACGAGGTCGGGATTTTATTTTTGATCGGACTCGTTGGATGGATGCCCACGGCAGTGGAAGCATCGGGCTGGGTAAGCTTATGGGGCATGGAAAATCTAAAAACCATGAAAAACAAGCCATCCCTTAAACTTGCATTGCAGGAATTCAACGTTGGATATATACTGACAGCGGTTTTGGCCGTATTTTTTATGATCATTGGATGGATGACGCTCTACGGTACGGGAACGGAGCTCAGCAACAACTCTGTGGTCTTTGCGGACCAATTGGTGAGTCTTTTCACCACTCATATTGGCAGTTGGGCCTACTTTTTTATTGCAATAGCCGCCTTTGCCACCATGTTCAGCACGTGCATGACGGCCCATGATGCCATTTCCAGGGTCAGCCTCGATGTGCTTCAAAAACTATATCCGAAAAAGAACATCTACAATGGCAAGCATACCTTTGCCCTGATGGTCATCGCAATGGCTTGGATCAATTGGATCGTGATAAGTCTGTTCAGTGCGAATATGGGCAACCTTGTGGCGCTTGCCACCTTTGTATCCTTTGTTTTTGCCCCACTATTGGGTTGGATGAACCTTAAAACGGTTACAGGAAATGATGTTCCCGATGAACACAAACCAACCATTGGGCTAAGGGCATTAACATACTGTGGAATGATTTTCTTGTCGCTTTTCGCGCTCTACTATTGCTGGATGCTTTTGATATGA